The sequence below is a genomic window from Amphiprion ocellaris isolate individual 3 ecotype Okinawa chromosome 16, ASM2253959v1, whole genome shotgun sequence.
TGCTGGGAACAAGGTGCAGAGCAAACTCTCACAGTGAGGATAATTATAACAGATGTATGTCTgcatttgagacatttttgaaaatatgctAACACGTTCCTCTCTTAGCAACTTCTGTTTACATTTTCCTCCAAGTTACAGCGGCCTGAACAATAATGGATCACAAACCAGCAGGCCAATTGTACTGAATATAAGGCAATCTAACACATACCTctgaatatagaaaataatctTTGTGAAGCTTGTATTTGGAAGCTTGTTGTGAGACTGTGTAAAGTTGTTTTAGGCTACAGTGTTAGGCATTCCTATTATTTTGTCCACGCACTCTATGTGCGACAAAGTATTTAAGAGCCATAGATTTTCCCACAGCAGAACCATTTTCTTAACTCAGTTCCAAAGAACACTCAGAACATGAACAGAGGTAGATGATAATGAGTTTGAGAAGCCAAGTTTAACGTCCACATCCAAAAGTCTTATTCCACTCTTCATACAGCTCCAAGTCTTTTGTTGAGACACTCGGTCGAACGGTCTTCAGGGCATCCTGGAAGTCACTGAACAGGATTGGTCGCACCTGATCAGCAGTGATGGTGGCGATGTCACTGAGCTGGATGCTGCGTATGGGCCCCAGTGCCGCCTCACGACACAGCTGAGTCATATCAGCTCCGGAGAAGCCCTCTGTGGATGTTACCACACTCTCCAGCTCTTGCTCTCTCAGCTGGTTATTCTCTTGAGCCATGAGGTTTGTTACTATCTGGTGTCGGGCAGCTGCTTCGGGGAGGGGGATGTATAACCGCTTTGCCAGGCGTCGACGGGCGGCCTCGTCGATCTCCTGGGGCCGGTTGGTAGCGCCCACCACCAGGATGCGATCCTCGGCTGCTGTGGCTGCCCCATCCAGCTGAACGAGGAACTCAGTCTTTATCCTGCGTGATGAGTCATGCTCCCCATCTGTCCGTTGGGACAACAAGGAGTCAATTTCATCGATGAAAATGACAGCAGGCTGGTGGCAGTGGGCGATGGCAAACAGAACTCGCACCATTTTCTCTCCTTCACCCACCCACTTGGATGTAAGTGATGAAGCGCTGATGCTAAAGAAAGTGGCACCTGATTGACAGGCAATACATTTTCCTATCAGAGTTTTTCCAGTCCCTGGAGGTCCAAACAACAGGATGCCCTTAGGTGGACCACGGAGGCCAGTAAAGATGTCGGGTCGCAGCATGGGCCAAACAACAATCTCCTTTATGGTGGTCTTGGCAAAGTCCAGGCCTGCTATGTCATCCCAGGCTACAGGAGGCCCATGGTCCATGATCTCACTCATAATCAGCTCGATTATCTTTGGCTCAAAGTTCTTCAGACGCTCATCCAGGATTTGAGGTTCCTGATTGGAATTACGGCTCGCCAcactttcttcctcttcctgtcgTGGGATAGGTGACACAAACTTGGAAAATGCACCTCGAGGCCTGTTAGCACCCAGAGATTTCTTCACAGTTGCTGCCATCCCACCGGTCTGACCTCTCTGGGGCTGATGGGAATATTTTTTCTGCTGGTCGACAGTGAACTGCTCACGAGCTGTTTTGAAGTTGCCTCCAGCTCGTGGGTCAGCGCCTCCATGACCTCCATGTTGCCCTCTGCCACCATCCCCTCCATCTGAATTATAAAAATTCTTGCGCTTAGATGGGTTGGAGGTAGGAAAGAAGGAGGACTGACAGTTCTGTGTGCTCGCAGCAGGTCCAGGGTTCACCTGTGGAAGAGCTGAAGAAGGATGACTAAACAAAGACTTTGGTCGGGCTGGAGGTTGGAAGAAGGAGTTTGGATTTCCTGAGCTAACATCTGAACCTCTTGGCCTCTCAGCAGAAATATTAGCAGGAGTACTGGCAGTGTTGTTAACCTCTGATTTAGGCTGTGGTGGTCCTAGAGTTTTAAACAATACAGCCTCTGACCTGACTCCAGTAAATGGAGCAGAGAGGGAGCTGCCTCTGCTCTCTTGTCCCACAGTTATGTTCACATCAGCTGGTGCCACTGGGAAACTTTCTCCCCCCGTACTTGCCTGAATCATCTTCTGAACGCAGGGCAACTGCAGCACACTCTCCACGATCAGGGACGACTCCCATTTGTCGCTGTAGTTCCTCTGACTGCGGGCCAGATGGAGCGCACTCTCTGCATAGTTGTTGAGCCCTGTGCGGGGGTCATCTGAGTCCAGCACAGCGGCGTAGCGCTCCGAGTAGGTCCTGAGCAGGCTGTCCTTGCCGGCCTGAGAGAGCTGGGAGCTTGCCCATGCATACTGAATGGAGAGGATGTGAGCCCGGTAGGCATCGGCCGTCTGTTCAGGTGTACTGTTGCCAGATGAAATGTCAAAGGACCTCCTTTGCCATTCGTCCAGGTGTGCACCACTCATGCCTGGCCTGTTCCAGCCTGGTGAAAGGAGAGGGGACAAGagttattaaaaatacatgatCTCAGTAAAAGCCAAGGCACACATCACCTATGATCACAAAAAGTTGTAGTCATTCCATTACATTCTGTGATGTGTATATGATACATGGGCTCACTGATTTATTATTTGACCTTCCTTAATACTCAGGGACtcacaaaaacagactaaaaagcAGAGGCTGAAATATTTTGACCTTTGCTCAGTATTATGAGGCAAGCGCCCTCTACCGACAAAgctttgtgtaatttaaagttGGGTTTTTGTGGCAATTAAAAGTCGTTGATTACCCTTAAGCTTTAATTAAATCCagataaaactaattaaatgctCTTTGCAGATTCCAACCAAAAAATCCTTTAGGTTTAGCAATTAGTACAATAACTGAAGTTCAAATGAAAAAAGCCCCATGTTATAAGTACCCGGGTGTCTGATTAGAGAAGAAATGATGTGTTAAAATTCATAATGAGAAACTGACTAAGAAACTTTAAATTAGGCTGTTCTTTTAGAAACAGCAGGCCTCTCTTTCAGCAGTAGGTTTTAGATTGTATAAGCAGCAACTGTATCAGTGCTTCACTATGCAGATGTGCATAATTTAAATGCATGCTGCTGCTCATACCCTCAAGCCACTTACTTGATGCCATGTATCACAGCACTCTTTGATATATTACTACTAACAGCTTCAGAGCCCATCATTGTGTTCTCTATGAGAAActggggagggggggggggggggcatcACAtgatttgctctttttttattacaaGAGCACCCCTAAAGCATCAGTCAACACTTTCAAGACCTAGAAACATGAGTTACTGTACTCGTTCACAAGATCTGATTTACTTGGATATCCCATAGTAGGTATATGTAATAGAGAAAAGGCAGATTTCACCTGCTGTGCACCTCACAGATGGAAAAGGTCTGACAAAGTTTTTACTTTATAACAGTTTAGGCTTCTGTTGAATTGAGTTTTATACAATGaatgcttctttttctgtttacgTAATGCTTTGTTCTTTTGCAATACATATGCTGAGTGTTGATTCTATATGTTTATTATGTACTTTCCGGACACCACTGTGAATGTGAGCCTTGCTTTCAAAGGTTTTCATTGAATGAATACAGGTTTTCAATGAATGAGGTGTCAAAAACGCTAGTTTTCTTTACTATTTGCCCTTCTCTGCTCCGtaaatgtttttgaaacttgacagtcacatttttaaagcagattttgTTAGTCTTCCCAGGTTAGATAACTTCTAAACATGATGAGGGGTTATTGTGTCAATATATCAGACAACACTATAAAACTATCTCCACAGTATGAGCAGTGCTGAAGACTGTAAATAACTGTATGAAACAAGGCTAAGTAAACCATCTAAACTAATGGTTATGTAGCTCTACGAATTAAACGTTATTTAGTAATTATCAATAACTCCATTCAGCCATtacagttgtttattttctctgctCACTGAAAACACCCCACAACTAGTGACAACACTCAGCATGTTACTTACTATTGCTGATGTCTTCTTATGATAGTATTACAAGGTAAAAAGGTGCAACACTGCAAACAGCTTTCATAACGTTGCAGATCGCTGTACGATCACTCTCCGTGTACGTTTGTGTTTGTTCCCGCCACCCGTTTCTTCTTCCTGCTCGTCTTCCGGCCTCGTTCCAATCCGTtcggaaaaaaaaatacattactgCTTTcatgaaatttcatccaaaatgCACAAACTTGAGCAAATATACAACGTTTTTTGTTTGTACGAGTTGGTAAAACGTCAACTTAAGATGAAAGGACGCGCACTATAAAGAGATAACGAGAAGAAATTAACTTTTTGAAAGTATTGGAACGTGGCCCATAACTTGCCACAAGTGACGAGTGCTCCATTTATCCTCCAGCGCCGCCCAGAAATAAGTCGCTATCAGTTAACCTCCTATTATTTCACTTTGGGCAGTTCCAGGGAAAGTTTCTTGACTAATGCTGAAAACCTGTAACGTAAAATTAATTTCTACACACAATGACAGTCTCTTTTTTGAGTTTTCTATGGTTATGGCCTCTACACTACTCGGGTCTGCGACGACATCGTGTGGCCAAAGCACCGCTAAACAAACCTAATTATTAAACGGTCGCTTTTGCGCGCTGCACTTTGGGAAATGTAGTAGCGACGTTGTTGAAGTTCTGTCAACAAGAAAATTCGACatcaattatttttaataaaatgtacttGTACATAAATTTTATTGTAACTGGTTTGGATTTTCTTTTACGATGCAAAAGATGCTGTTAAATATCACCTACTGGTAATATTTATGTCGGCGTAAACTACACTAACCACAACCGCAGAGTTTTGTGTTTATGCTGTCGACGGTGGATGACAGCGGCTGATGAGCTTTCGGAGAATAAAGCACACGCCGCCGGTTGGAAAATAGGCTGTGTTAGGGATTTTGTGCAGCTAACTATCCAGTTAGTTAATGTTTTGCGCTGTTCATTACTACTGCCGTTGTCTTTGAAGACGGATAACGAAACAACTTCCTGGACAGCGGTGGTCGCAGACCGTTAGCTGTGAGGTTAGCTAAACCGGAGACGGGATGTAAATTAATCCAGACGGGACCAGCCCCAGAAGCCGGGAGGGAGCAGCAGTCAGTCACACCCTTGTCTGGGGACAGTGGAGGAAATCTCTGCGCTGAACAACATGAATTTGTTATCCCTCACTATTTATGCTGTTTTGTATACATATACGGTAGCCTTAGTGTGCTGAGTTTCAGCTTGTGAGCACCAGTTTGAGTTAACTGGGAAGTCTGGACTGGATATGACTGACTCATCATCATGGCACGGACAGAGGAGATAACCCCGACCAGTCTGTCTGCTGCAGTGACAACCAGACAGCCGCACAACTAGCCAGACAACTACGTTATTAACATATTgtatagttttttattattatatacttCCCCTCGTGGCAGTATGAGTGCCCCAATGTACACCTTTGTTACCCGTGACGACAACAGCACTGTTTATGCAGAAGTTTCCAAAATCCTCCTCTCGACTGGACAATGGAAGAGGCTGAAAAGAGACAATCCCAGATTCAACCTTATGCTTGGTGAACGGAACAGATTACCCTATGGGCGTCTAGGTAAGTGAGTTTTGCTCGTATTTCACAGGAATCGTTTGTGTTTGCTATATGTGGTGCCCTCCTACTTTGGATGAGACAGCAGCTATGACTGTGTAGGGCTGTATCCTATGGAAAGAGTGTGTCCTTTACTCAGTCGTGTAATGCGCCCAAATATAGATGTTTGAATAGGTTTTAAATTGTCCTAACTTTGACTTCACAGGCCATGAACCAGGACTGGTGCAGCTGGTTAACTACTACAGAGGTGCAGACAAGCTTTGCAGAAAAGCATCATTGGTCAAGTGTGTATCTGTCTTGTTGAATGAAAAATCTATATCATCTTTCTTGCCCTCTTTCATGTTACTAATGCACTTGTCTGCAAGTAAATTATTCAGGGCAGATTGCATTAGCTGACCATTTCCTTCTTTACCATTAGGCTGATAAAGACCAGCCCAGAGTTGTCTGACTCCAGTAACTGGTTTCCAGAATCCTACATCATCTATCCCACTAACCTCAACACGCCTGTTGCTCCAGCCACCAATGGCATCAGCCATCTGAAGAGCAATCCTAAGACAGACGAGCGTGAGGTTTTCCTGGCCTCCTATCATGCTAAAAAAGAAAGTGGAGAGGGTACAGTGTGGATAGCCAAGTCCTCTGCTGGAGCTAAAGGTAAAATCTGTTTCcatatttaattgttttaaacCTGAGATACTAAGGGTGGGCCAGCATATCAGTATGGCAATACATGTAGATCAGCCATGACATGAAAACCACCAAAAACACAATGTTCTCTTGGGAAGTCTTTGGTCCTGGCATTTGTGTGGATCAtgctttgacacgtaccacccaTCTAAACATTATTGTAGGCCAGTGCACCTTCCTGAGGGTACTCGTCAATGGCAACAACCTTACCCAGAATGACAATGCAGCTTGcgacactgcaaaaactgctaaaGAACAGTTAGAGAAACATGACCAAGAGCCCAATGCATTGTTTCAGCTTCCAAATTCCTCAAATCACAATTCGACTGAGCATCTGTTTAAAGCAGTGGAACAATCTTGATCCGCCGATCTGAAAACCACAATACCCAGAGGAACCTGCTGCCAACGTCTTAGAGGTCCCATGGCCCAATGGGACCTACACAGTATTAGGAaggaggttttaatgttgtggctggtgAGTGTATATCATATGACTTCCTCTGGTGATATATTATCCATACACTGATATTAATTatccacacacactgacaccacAAGGCAGTG
It includes:
- the LOC129350814 gene encoding fidgetin-like protein 1 — translated: MSGAHLDEWQRRSFDISSGNSTPEQTADAYRAHILSIQYAWASSQLSQAGKDSLLRTYSERYAAVLDSDDPRTGLNNYAESALHLARSQRNYSDKWESSLIVESVLQLPCVQKMIQASTGGESFPVAPADVNITVGQESRGSSLSAPFTGVRSEAVLFKTLGPPQPKSEVNNTASTPANISAERPRGSDVSSGNPNSFFQPPARPKSLFSHPSSALPQVNPGPAASTQNCQSSFFPTSNPSKRKNFYNSDGGDGGRGQHGGHGGADPRAGGNFKTAREQFTVDQQKKYSHQPQRGQTGGMAATVKKSLGANRPRGAFSKFVSPIPRQEEEESVASRNSNQEPQILDERLKNFEPKIIELIMSEIMDHGPPVAWDDIAGLDFAKTTIKEIVVWPMLRPDIFTGLRGPPKGILLFGPPGTGKTLIGKCIACQSGATFFSISASSLTSKWVGEGEKMVRVLFAIAHCHQPAVIFIDEIDSLLSQRTDGEHDSSRRIKTEFLVQLDGAATAAEDRILVVGATNRPQEIDEAARRRLAKRLYIPLPEAAARHQIVTNLMAQENNQLREQELESVVTSTEGFSGADMTQLCREAALGPIRSIQLSDIATITADQVRPILFSDFQDALKTVRPSVSTKDLELYEEWNKTFGCGR